CATGTGGCTCAATCAAGGTACAATTGTCTCCACGATTGACCGTCAAGGTGAGCAAGAGCGAGAAGTAGCCAACGGAAAAGCGCTGACCAATAAACCGCTGGTAGTGTTGGTGGATAAAGGTTCAGCTAGTGCGAGTGAAATCCTTTCAGGCGCATTGCAAGACAACAGACGAGCAGTTTTAGTCGGTACTCAAACCTTTGGTAAAGGTTTAGTGCAGTCTGTGCGTCCTTTGGAAGATGGTTCAGGAGTAGCGGTAACAATTGCGAAATATCATACCCCTAGTGGTAAAGATATTAATAAGCATGGCATTGATCCAGATGTGAAAGTGGATTTGACCGATGCCCAAAAGCAGCAATTGTGGCTTCATGAGCGTGATAAACTCGCGACCCTAGCAGACCCCCAATTTGCAAAAGCCGTGGAAGTGATAGGCAAACAAATTGCTGCAAAAGGCACTACAAGCGCGGAAAAATGAATAGGTGAGGAGTGAGGTGTGAGGTCTACTCGTGGCGGGCAAAATGCCCACACCACAAGACTTGGATGATTTATGCCTGTATTTAAATTGGTTGACATTTACGAGATCTAATCAGTCCAACCCGACGGGCGATCGCCTCTGCTTGTGAGGTAAACGGCCTCCACTGTTCTATAATCTGTGGATTATCGCCCTTAACTTCCTCACCGGGGACTATCTCGCAATTTTCACTCTTACGCTTGACAATATACCAGTTTTCTGAATTAGTCATAATGAACATGAAAATTTTGTTTTTTCCTGCGGTTCCCATGTTATAATAAGCGACACCAACAGGGGAACCTACTCACCAAATCGCTAAGAGCTCCCTGCTTCTGATCAAACTGCCTATGGAAGATGGGCGGCTGCCTGTGGACGCTGTGTAAGACCATCATCGGATTGAGTTGCGAACTCCCAGTAATAGGAATACCTAACGTGGCAACGGCGGATGAGACGGGAAACCCGAAAGACGAATAAGACCGTCATTGCTGTAGTTGAAACTGGAGAGCAAATTTTTCAGCCAAGCAAAAAGGGGTACTTCAGATTATTGGTGAATGAATAATTTACTGGATGCAAAGAACTGGCTTCTATGTCATCCTAGAAAACGAGAGTTAATTCGGTGAGTATTTTTGTTTTTAGTATTGACAGGCTTTTACCTTTTGGTATTTACAGACTTTTCTCCGAAATTTAAATCTCAACGAGTGTAATAATTTTGGAGATGATTAATGTCAATTTATGTAGGCAACCTTTCTTACGAAGTTACCCAAGACACCTTAAGTGATGTTTTTGCCAAATACGGCACTGTACGTCGTGTTCAACTACCTACTGACCGCGAAACAGGGCAACTACGGGGTTTCGGATTTGTGGAAATGGGAACCGAAGCTGAAGAAGCAGCTGCGATTTCCGCCCTTGACGGTGCTGAATGGATGGGTCGGGATCTAAAAGTTAACAAAGCCAAGCCCAGAGAAGACAGAGGTTCATCTGGTGGAAATCGGGGAGGATACGGTGGCGGCTCCCGTAACCGCTACTAAGCTTTGAAACCTGAAATTTGCAAACCGAATTTTCAGGTCAGACAAGGAGTCCGCCTTGTTTTCCATTTTAGCTAAAACAGCAGAAGCCCCACACTGAATGGGTAAAATTCTAGCGGTACTAAGGTAGAACATACTTTTTGGTACTTGTACCCCTATGGGGAAGCAAGCTACAAAGTCTGCGGAGGGGCATCTCGTGGACTCAAAACAAAGCTCAGTTAATGTCCGACGGAATACCGGGAGTCGCTGAGAAGCCTACACTGTACTGCTTGCAGTCAGTGTGGGAGTATGTCACTAACAAGAAGGCTTATTAATATAAGCCATTACCCCTCTTCCGTCAAGGTGGGTTATAATTTTAATTCTTCGTTGGCTATAACGTCGAAAAATTGTTAATTTATCAGAGAATGACGAAAGAGGGTTAACCAAGTCAATTTAGCAGGAGAGATAATGACCCAAATAGTAGTGGGTGACAATGAACACATTGAGTCAGCCTTACGCCGATTTAAGCGAGAAGTTTCTAAGGCTGGGATTTTTCAAGACATGAGGAAGCATCGTCACTTTGAAACGCCCATTGAAAAACGCAAGCGTAAAGAAGTTGCCAAGCACAGACAAGGTAAACGACGTTTCCGTACTTGATCAGTGACATAGAGATTAATCAATGCCCTCGTCAAATCTATGAGGGTTTTCTTTACTGAAAAAGCCACATCTGTCCTAGGGGTTTAGCAATGTTAAACCCCAGAGGGGCTTGTCTATTTAGCATCAAAGTTGCTTAGGTATGCCTTTATCAGTCAACTACCTACACTGACCTCCGGTACAGTGTAGGCTTGCAAGAATCAGATTGCAATTGAAACGTGGGCGTCTCGCCCGCCTTTTATTAGGGACGGGAGAGACGCAATTGGTTTTAAATTAAAAGTCACGCGCAATTGTCAATAAGTAATTATACTCAATTTAAGGCTTGGCTGTTTCTGAATCGGGCTGTATGAGAATAGGTACGCCCCCTTTTCCAGAACCAAGAACAACAATTTTAGAATTGGGAGATTGAGCTAGTTTTTCAGTGGCTTCAATAGTCCGCAATTGCAGTACTTGGTTGTTGAGTCCAGCAGAGATAATTTTTTGGGAATCAGCTACGCCTTTCGCCTCAATGCGTTTACGTTCGGCTTCTTGACGTTCTCTTTCTAACACGAATTTCATCTGCTGGCTTTGTTGTTCTGACTTGAGTCTATCCTGAATAGCAGCTTGCAGATTATCAGGCATTTTAACATTTCGCAGCAGGGCTTCATCGACGACAAAACCCAAGGCGGGTAACTGTTGGATGAGTTGTTGGTTAATCTGTTGAGCTATCTCTTGACGTTTGCTAGAGTAAATAGCTGCGGCTGGATAATTCGCCGTAATAGCACGAATAGTAGAACGGAATCGAGAAATTATTAATTGTCTCTCATCGGTCCCAATAGTTTGATAAAATACCGCTGCTTTTTGCGGATCAAGCTTGTATTGGAGACTGACATCAACATTTAAACTTAATCCTTCTTGGGATGTGATGTCTACGTTTTCTTTGACATCCTTCAGTCGAGTGGAAAAATTAATCACCTTGACAAAAGGATTCAGCAAGTGCATACCTGGATTGAGAGCATTTTTGTCAACCTGACCAAACGAGTTGACGACTCCGACATTCCCAGGGGGAACGATCACAAAAACTTTTG
The Gloeotrichia echinulata CP02 DNA segment above includes these coding regions:
- the rpsU gene encoding 30S ribosomal protein S21 encodes the protein MTQIVVGDNEHIESALRRFKREVSKAGIFQDMRKHRHFETPIEKRKRKEVAKHRQGKRRFRT
- a CDS encoding DDE transposase family protein, which encodes MTNSENWYIVKRKSENCEIVPGEEVKGDNPQIIEQWRPFTSQAEAIARRVGLIRSRKCQPI
- a CDS encoding SPFH domain-containing protein, which translates into the protein MTFLISLLTSLIAIFVYLNSENINRGRNRLAIQGITILIGAIAAIISLSKVFVIVPPGNVGVVNSFGQVDKNALNPGMHLLNPFVKVINFSTRLKDVKENVDITSQEGLSLNVDVSLQYKLDPQKAAVFYQTIGTDERQLIISRFRSTIRAITANYPAAAIYSSKRQEIAQQINQQLIQQLPALGFVVDEALLRNVKMPDNLQAAIQDRLKSEQQSQQMKFVLERERQEAERKRIEAKGVADSQKIISAGLNNQVLQLRTIEATEKLAQSPNSKIVVLGSGKGGVPILIQPDSETAKP
- a CDS encoding RNA-binding protein, producing the protein MSIYVGNLSYEVTQDTLSDVFAKYGTVRRVQLPTDRETGQLRGFGFVEMGTEAEEAAAISALDGAEWMGRDLKVNKAKPREDRGSSGGNRGGYGGGSRNRY